The sequence GTGCAAATAAAAAGATGTCATGTGGTGGCCTCGTTGGTGGTCGGAGACATATGGATAATACACGCAGGATGACGGGAAGGTGGCCATTGGGATGAGATCGCTAGAGAGAGCCGATCAGAGTGGCAAACAAATGGCCAATGATTGTCGCAGGCGATTACTAGAGCGGAGCAGTGAGTAGGAGCACAAGTGGAGCCTAGCGAAGATTGTGCGGTGGCTGCCAGTGGGAGGAGAACAAATGACTGATGAGAGGTGCACGGAAGGAGGTTGCAGTAGGGGCTAGAGCACGACAGACCTGCAGACTCGTACCCTCCAGAACTGTACGAGGTGTCGGGTGTGGGGGGTCACGGCCCCACAAAacaatatttttggtttttttttttttttaaataaataaaatatgaaaatgaaaaaactttccatagaaaatatatattttttttaatttttttgaaaaattagtaCCATACCCAAATTGGTGAAATTTTTTCTCCAACACCCGAAATTcacttttcaccaaaataggtcgagtttataatcaattttcatggaaacggcctctcggacTCAACTATGATGTCCAAATtgttgtatgacgcccccaaaaataGCACCTCaccagatccaaaaatagaagcctccaaaagactaatcaaagaCTGATCAATGAGTCcctctaggctctgataccatgtgatattttgccaagatcaagagatcaatgaaaagtacaaaatagtgagacaaaatattgataggaataaactgtattctatcaagagaaaatactgatcaacaagatcatcaatcaatacatacaatgaatataagcctacttatataggcaaggttatatggatatgtgagcacacaaacatgacatgtggctcaaggagaaacaaggataggtaggaaataggtgtggtaggtaggagaaacaataaaatattccacatgaggtggatcacccattgaatgtggaattatcattccataataagtggatatgataaggtaacaacaagaccacaccataaaaggtggaaatctaCTACaatacactatcccaatgtggcacaaacacccaagtgtgtcatacccaaactactatgaaatgcatgtaccaaagtaaacttaagtaaggtgtaataatatccaacatgaataaataattacaccagcacgcattataactctctttagttaattgtttagcatagctataaggactcttagtgagATTTCTTCCTTGCACCGTAGTGACATGTTTTTTTGGAGTGATAAAGGAATCATGATTATATCCACCTTGAActatgaaaagaggttgattagaaagAGGCGAGgttggagaaggataagcaccttgaacTAAAAAAAGAGGTttactatgttcattcacattgatcacattgattaaccttttagatgtattGTTTTTATTCACATAAATTCATCAAGGGCATcttccaataaagcatggtcagagtgattgaaaggtttatctttggactcaaaaggagacataatcTCATAAAGGGAATTATGATGGTCAACCATGTTAttagatttagtggaggagttTACAAGAATGTACCCATGGGAGGAATgatccaacttatctttctcatcaccacgaaatggcatagtaacaaggttaattaatttctggcaaaacaagggtttagaaggcttaaggTTCAAAAGCTCATCTAGAGATttatctaattcatccttactaaactcataatcaacataattgaatacatcatcaaaagcatggacatcttgtaaataaaaatctgacattttgaaacggaaattgaaatgaaatttgaacacacaatacaagaaaaatgaaaagaatttctctatttttttgaaagcaaatgaaatatactagatctagatctaacaatgcaatgcaattaAATTAGAGTTGGATTCAcgccgggttcaccaaagatgtgtagggaaaaaagtgagactaagtatggaaactctAGTCCCACTCTCATACGCACTCACAGAATATGAAAgaacctagggaggtaacacacttcagctacttcttgtgaggaagagagagccgaGGATTACCtcctagggtttctattccctttctACAAATAagagagaggaatgattcaaaatgtaatttaacctaaagtgcaagtaagcaagaaaaccctaatctaGAGATGCAGAAAAAACAACAACTAATATACTATTGAAAAGTACAGATTAGGAAGCAAAATTAGAGGTGTACCTGTCTctgaaatttgagctaaaatgtacaggaccagggtgccatgccactatcttgATTTTGCAAGTCTAAAGCTGCAATTGATAGGGTGGGATCTATGCACTGCAAACTGTTGTATTGTCAAACCTTGCTGAAAATAGGCAGGAcgagggcgccacacccctatcctaggcaggaccagggcgctacgcccctgtcctaggggtttTTGTTGAGATCTAAACCCTAGGAAAACCTTTGTATGCTCTGTCAGTCCTGAAACTTCTAGTGACACTCAGATCTGAACCTGTACCTATAGCTGAAAAAGACAGTTTCAGGTGgttatgtagggttttgccttagtcaaactcctgttttggtgatttccacttcAACAAATAGCTGGTAATATactgaaaaatgtgtgtgctagaaccttgtgtgtgtggaagatcctaaaatgaaagcaaacaatctagagaaaccgtaaagagtaaaccctaattacttataattgacaaagtaaatccTCTAAATCCatgatgtaaagtgatctaaagcataaatatgaataaaaaataaatctcatacaaagacatgaaaacaacatgaaaccatacccaactccaagggagaggtacatgccaatcttcagtcggtgatctcttattgttctcctacatcttcaaaagcccccaattgatgaaatgatgcttcATGAATGTTTGgtggatgaattttgaattttgttgaatacTTCAAAggtctactctttcgctgcaaagaaggctccaaaaacttgctctttatgctccaaaaactcgCTCTtatattcttagaagaagaccccttcaaatgaagaaagagagctcttaagtatgaaatccTAGACCTTAGTTTCATGTTTAggatgacctaggatttgaatttcccgccaatatttttgggttaagcattattatagcataggattatgctcccgaaatttcaggaaaaagtcgaggaccatgtgcactttcaacatggtctgaccaacttttcaccaaatttttagggttgttagatatgattatatcaaagcaaatcccaaagttacagctgattccaAGGTGTTGTGAcatgcgaaatcaggccttaaaggtcaaaataggacataattaggatttatgattaaatgatttattgaagaaataaaatgaaaaggggcacacttaaggtaaagggcccatctttataacatgtgaagtgatgaattatgaattttgatttaattaatttgattaattaaatacttaagagATATTAGAAatacaagatgcaaaacacactaaggcgggtgttaaagtaagtgtgaaattgtaccaccctagcaagggtgtacaatttacgacactacaaaagGTATTCAAACATTATAATTGGACAATGGAAGAATTaaaataggatttaggaaaataaattgttgtttttggtttttgaTAGGACCTAAACCTTAGTTCATAGCAAGGAGGTTACCAAATAGGTAACCAATGGTAGCAAGAGAGAAACAAGGACAATTGAGATACAAACTGTAGGGCATAAAAACAACAAAGAAGCTAAATATGGAACAACTACATATAAATAAGATAAAGTAAGATTTAAGGCCCACTTTCACCCTCAAAGGAGCAACCTATGTAGGAGGGGAAACCATGGAGTGGCTTATTTCTTATGACAAATGATTATCAAAGAAGTATCATCATCTTGAGTAGAAACCTTAGGAGTAGGGGAAACATCACCCAAATGAGAGCTAGAAAAAGAAACTTACAATAGAGATATCGTGTTTGGAACAACCAAAGGAGGAGGAAAGCATTGCAAGTAACCAAGAGCCAGAAAAACAGAAGAATAAATTGTTAGTTTTAGGATCAGACTTAAAGCAATAAGCAGAATTAACACAATAAACACTCAGAACACAAGATTACCTTAGGAAAACCTCcgtcttggaggtgaaaaacccaacaataaatgtcttctttatatatcaaaCATGTCTAGCAATAATGTTATACAAAAGGGAAAGATACAGGCCCAACATatgttgcttcactccttgaagcaaatCACACAAGAACAAATCATATTGTCTTTCTTCATAAGATTGATTTGTTGTAGATAATATATAAATTGCTCTTCACATAAATTGATCTGCTCCTCTTTGTATTCGAACTTCTCTGCTATTTGATCTGCCACAAAATGTATTCGGTCTGCTATATTAGGATGATGATCTGCTGTGTAATTGATCTTCACCTGGATGAATATTGACTGATGTATATGTGATATGCGATGAGCTATAGGATTCACAGACTGCCAATGACTATATGCGATCTTCCAAGTAATGCATTCGGTCAATCAAGGAATGATTTCGCTGATGTCAAGAATGAGTTCACTGATGTCAAGAATGAGTTCCCAATTGACTGAGTAAATTCGCTCTTGACTGAAGGATATAGGATCGGATAATCAATGGGTGATATTCCACCTTGAATATATATGATATAGCCACCCTTTCAAAAGGTAGGCTCTTGAGCAAATATAATATTTCATCAAGAGGTTGGCGGGCAtcatagggccgaccctataacaAATATAGATTATATTTTAGTCTTTCACCTTTTAAATGACTAAGACTGCTAGGCCCATTAGTCATTTATATGCTAGGTCGATCTTAGAAGGAATTTGACTTGGCTACAaaacatcaacataaacaacatCCATGGTAGTTAGAATAAGGTAGAAGCAAACAAAAATAAAGTGTTTGGGacaatcaaagaaaagggagagAAAACCAAAACATCAAGACTAGGGGTCTTAAAAGAAGAGACAACCTCGTAAGCAATTAGATTAGGCGAATCAATAGTATAAGGTGGCACCAAGTATATGAATTCATCCAGGTCATGATTCAAATTTTTAGGGTAGACTATGACATGACACAGACGAAGATTATTCCACCATGTAGAGGGGGACCTCAAACAAGACCCATAGGGACAAGTAGAGGCAAAATCTCTAGTAGGAAAATAGTGTCTACAATGAAAAAAAACACCCTTATAGTTAATCACCTGACTCCAAGGGTACTCATTCACTTGTAGAATAATCTCACTTGGTGACACCTTAGAAAGATCAATGTCCATAAGGATATAGGAAAAGGAATTAGGGGAGAATTTGTTTGTATCTAGGTTGATCTTAATGAAATGAAACAACACATTACCAATAGCCTCATAATAATATTTACACCAAAACTATAGGGGAAGATAGAGAATTTTTAGCCAAATAGAGGAAACATCAGTAGATTACTTTAACGAATTAAATGATGGCATTAAAGGATGAAGAGAGAGGGTGGGGACCCTATTTAAAATCACCCATAACCAAAATGACATTGTCAACTTTagaggaagaaaaaagaacaacaaaaaaaccaCGAGGACAAGGGTAGATCTCAATCTTACCATCTACCACAAGAGTCCATTTCTTAGATATTCACTTATGCATGTCTGGTAGTGATGGCCAAAAATGACTAAATCTTCAAATTATTCCTTTACTTTAAAAAAAAGAGATATTATAAATCACCCAGAACTAGAGGAGGAGCATTGCTAGGGGTTTTCTTAGCAGATCTATAAAGGAGGCTTTAACTGGTGAGGGGTATTTGGCAATGACACAACCTCATGGGCCACTGAAATAATAGGTTTACCAACCTTAGTTGACTTAGGTGAATCAGGAAAGACCATAGCTTAAAAACAATGCGAATATCAACAACCAAGTTGCAAGCAAAGGAACCACTGCCACTAGAGAAGTTGAGTGAGAAGGCAATTTTTGAATTTGAGAGATAGTGGGAGGGCATCGAGAGGTATATGGTAGggaattttttttgttctttttcatattatttccaaaataaaaataaaatattcaaatactACTAGAATTACAAGTTAGGTTTACCACCTTTATGTGTCTAAATACTAAATAAAGATTAAAAATCACATTACAAATCTAAGAGAATTTGATATTATTAAAGAAAGAAAATTGTTTGGCATGtaaaacatatacatacatatacacgtacATATGACAAGCTAAGCAAGCAAATGTATGGACATTATTATATTCCAATAGAAAATGTtatcaataaaatgttttgaatacCTACAATTAGTTATAAATGAAGACTTGAAAATTTTATCACAGCTAGAAAATAAGGATGTAAAGAAATTGAGTgaatgaaaacaaagaaaaagagagCTTAAACATAATCTATTAAGAAaatagattgaaaataacaataacGTGTCACACACATTTTAGTCTAAGTGAgaatttcaaaatcattttttcaattATGAAGAAATAATGTAAAGTTGATGGCTAACAAACTTGTACTATTTTTGTTGTACTATTTGAATAAACTTGTACTATTTGAATGATAAAAATAACTTGAGTGTTAAGGAAATGCCATTTTCTTGTTATATAAAAATTTGATAATATATTTGTTTAAATGTTGCACTCTACTTACTAAATATCATACTAGTCaaataatcaaaaaatcaattttacaCCTCATTTACATTAATAAATTGTGAATGATTATCTTGTATTCGTTGCTCTAAGTTTACTTTTATCTTTAAATTAAGACATATTAAAAAACAATTCAAATACCCTACTTTTTAAATATTTCCTcgtttattttaatattatacaaaaaaatttcaatcGTTAAAGAAGTATTTTGATTCACAGAAACGATTTTGTTTTCTAAATTGCTCCAATCTATtgctttttcatttcatttattttgtaTATGACATAAAAATAGATCATTTTATGATCCAAAACTATATGTTCCAAACAGATTTTGAAAAAGAGACTCAAAAAAAATCTGTACGTGACATACTCACAGATGATGGAAATGAAAATAAATCTTTCTATGATCCAGAACGATCTGTTTTAAACAAATCTAAATTTTGAAAACAAGGTCACTCAATTAAAATCCATCCAGTCTATTGTTTTCATGGCTCTTATACATTAATTCGGAAATTAATCCTCTCACAGtcgaaaatcataaaatacctccACATCATTATTCGGACCCGAACAATGGATCTTCCGCTCAACCAGCGCGCACAAAAAAAGATTCGCTTCCATTGAAATCCGAGAAGGTAACCTCAACTAAATGATAGAATTTTTTTATTGAGATTTTCCAGATTTTTTACTACTAAATGATCGTCCTTCTCTAGAATTGGAAGTCGAGGCAAAAGAAATTCCTATACTTCGATATGAACTGCTCCCTTCACTCGTCTCATATGGATGTAAAGTAGGAAGAAACGCCTCCCCTTCAATTATCTGCAATACCTGTCTGGTGGTAGGTCTCGCCTCCGGCTGAGGATTGCAACACACCAGTCCCAATTTGAGCACCTTCTCCATCTCATCTTCAACATATTCGCCACCAAGATTGGCATCTGCTGCATCCATGAGCCGGCCTTTAGAATGGAGCTCTCTCACCCAGTCCAACATGACGATCTGGGAAGCATCGAGAGATGAATCCACAGGCTTCCTCCCGCAGGCAACCTCCAACATTACAATACCAAAGCTGAACACATCTGCGCTGGGAGCGGCCTTTCCTGTGTGTACGACCTCCGGGGCGATGTAACCAGGCGTACCCATAACTCCAGTAGTTTGTGGGTCTCCTGTATGTTCGTACAGACGAGCAAGCCCGAAGTCTCCCAGCTTTGCAATGAGCTCAGAATCCAGCAAAACATTGCTAGATTTGATGTCTCTGTGCACTACCCTTTTCTCCCACTCTTCGTGAAGATACAGCAATCCTGCCCCCACGTCCCTCAGAATTCTATACCTCTGAGCCCATGCAAGCAAGCTCTTCGTCTTGTGAAATATCATCTTGTCCAGGCTTCCATTTGGCATGTAGTCGTACACTATGAATAACTGTGATCCTCTCCTACAGTAGCCTCTGACTTGTAAGAGATTCCGGTGCTGTAAACGCCCGAGACTTGAAATCTCTGCTATGAATTCCTTGAGGCCTTCAGTGCTTTCTCTAAAGATGGATTTTACAGCAACATCCTGGCCATTACTAGGGAGCACTCCTTTGTACACCTGTCCGAAGCCTCCAGAGCCCAGAACTTGATCGTCTCGGAAGCCCTTGGTTGCAATATGTAACTCTTTGTAGTCAAAACGGTGAGGCCAATACTCCATTTCCCATTCTTCTCTAGCATCTCTGTCCCTGTTTCTCTTCCATAGAAAAGCCGCTGCTGCAAACAAAAGCAACACGAGTACCAGAGTTGTACTAATAACAGCTATCAGTCTCGAGTTGGATTTCTTGCGCCTAATAAGGGAAGGAAGGTGAGATACATCCAGCTCAGGCGCGGATCCATTTGTGCTGAAGCTCCAAGCCAGGACACAGTGATCTTCAGCGATGGCTCCAGTTGATGCAGAGAAACCAATGTACATTTCTTCTTCGAAAATGTCAGACAGGGTCATATTTTTGAGAGATATAAGAGGCTTTTGGGGTCGAGGTAAACCAGCTTCTACTATTGTAACATTCAATTGCTGTTGGGTATGATCGTAATCGATCCAAGCCTGAATATTTTGTCCACTGTTAAGATCTTGTTCATGAAATTGGTTGCCAGTCCAGTACCCCGCATTCTCAGATTTTTCAGACTTGAGGTCATTAAGATCCACACCGACATGATTGTCGTTAATGTCCTGGACATCGCTGCTTTCGACTGTGTCGAGCTCGATGGCAAAGAGATGATTGTCAGAATTCCCGATGTTTGAATTATTTAACAAACCGAGGTACTGAATTGATGAATTTTGCACATGTGACTTGCTGGGCGTTATGAGAAAGGCCATTCCATGCCCGCTGAGTGAAGGATCGGAAGAATAAGGAACCATGGCGAATACGAAGGTGGTGCTGAAGGATGAGCTTGTATTTGTGGAACTGGGATCCTTCATCCGCACAGGCTGAGGATATAAAACTCGGCCAGACACGCGTTGTGATTGATTTGTGAGGCAGATGGCACCGGAGCGGATTGAAGAATATTCGACCTGATAAAGGGTGGATGCATTGAATCTGTTGAAGCGGAAACTTGTCTGTGCTTGTGCTGGAAGAAATACATGCAGCACAAGGATCATCAGGACACACACAGACATGGCTCTCAGTTTCTATCTACAATAAAAAGTCAGGGCACAGAAACACTTCAAATGGCTCGTAAGGTTGCACGCGAGAGAATAAGAGTCAGAAGAAGCCTGCCAAGAGTGAAACCTACAATACTTGGAACATTCAGATAAAGTCAAAGATCAACAAAGATGCTTATATTCTCACATGTATTAGTGAGAATGACGTTAAGAGTACTATAGTTAAATTTAGAGACTTCTAGAATGGAAAGTGTTTTGATTGTTAAGTATTTGATACAGAAAAGGTTGGGATCTTATTAAATTACCCAATCTTGTAATTTTAACATGTCATCTAATTCATAATATAGAAATTAAATCTAAACGTTTCTTTATTGAAACTCTCATTTGTATTTCATATAACAAAAAATTCAAGAGAAATTATGTATATAGAAGATTACAACAAGAAACAAAATTCAGAAATTTTGCAATGTTTCTAGGCATCTCATGCCTATAAGACTTCGAATCTTCATGCATTCACTCCTTGGCTTCACCCTTATTGACGTCTGATGTTTTTCTTCATCGTACATACCATATGGCTGCCTTAAACACCACAAACTTGCAAATtcattcttttcctctctctctctctctctcttccttcttGGCAAACAAatttttcatacctttcttcattcaATTTTCTAGAGCAACCTACAAGTTCTCTCTCCAACCTTGGCTTCACCCTCATTGATGTCTGATGTTTTTCTTCATCGTACATACCATATGGCTGCCTTAAACACCACAAACATACTTGCAAATTCATtcttttcctctctccctctctctctctctctctcttcttggcAAACAAatttttcatacctttcttcattcaATTTTCTAGAGCAACCTACAAGTTCTCTCTCCAAACTTGCTGCTATTGATTGTTATCTTTTAACATTATCAAATGCTGCATTTTATAGAGATTAGAACCCTTGTGAGACATCCAAAGAGGCACCCATTTGCTATTTCATTTCCCTCAAATTGTCTTTTGAAATTCCTTTGTTTATGATTGaaattctacattaaatgcttccAAATATAAAACCCAAGCTTGTTGCACTATATCCAACCACTTGCTGTTTTAAATGCATTTGAAAAGTGTATTGAAACAAGAACCAAATCATGCTCTTTGGAAAATTGAAGACTACATTTTTCATCCATTTAGGTACCTGAACTggaagaataagacaagaatgaaatttaaaaggttatttcctttaaaaaaaattctatagGCATCTAAATTGAGaaattaattattttctaatttataATATGCCAATTAATCCCTTCAACCTTTAAAATGTTGAAACTATGCAATCTAATAGCATTAAACaccttgtttgcctttgatttttGAGAGGGAAGCTAAGTATTGAtacaaaaaatattttatctttcaACACTCCAAAATATTCTCTTAAAGCTTCAACCTACACCAAGAACTCCAAACATGGACATAAAAAAGAGAATATATTTTTGGTGATGTAGGATCACTTGCAAGTCCATATGCTCCTGCATGAGTATTATagtttatatttaaaatataaaaatactaGTTTATAGTTTAGATATATAGCTAAAGTCTCAATGGCACATTTttcaaaaataacatcattttat is a genomic window of Cryptomeria japonica chromosome 7, Sugi_1.0, whole genome shotgun sequence containing:
- the LOC131040240 gene encoding L-type lectin-domain containing receptor kinase SIT2-like; protein product: MSVCVLMILVLHVFLPAQAQTSFRFNRFNASTLYQVEYSSIRSGAICLTNQSQRVSGRVLYPQPVRMKDPSSTNTSSSFSTTFVFAMVPYSSDPSLSGHGMAFLITPSKSHVQNSSIQYLGLLNNSNIGNSDNHLFAIELDTVESSDVQDINDNHVGVDLNDLKSEKSENAGYWTGNQFHEQDLNSGQNIQAWIDYDHTQQQLNVTIVEAGLPRPQKPLISLKNMTLSDIFEEEMYIGFSASTGAIAEDHCVLAWSFSTNGSAPELDVSHLPSLIRRKKSNSRLIAVISTTLVLVLLLFAAAAFLWKRNRDRDAREEWEMEYWPHRFDYKELHIATKGFRDDQVLGSGGFGQVYKGVLPSNGQDVAVKSIFRESTEGLKEFIAEISSLGRLQHRNLLQVRGYCRRGSQLFIVYDYMPNGSLDKMIFHKTKSLLAWAQRYRILRDVGAGLLYLHEEWEKRVVHRDIKSSNVLLDSELIAKLGDFGLARLYEHTGDPQTTGVMGTPGYIAPEVVHTGKAAPSADVFSFGIVMLEVACGRKPVDSSLDASQIVMLDWVRELHSKGRLMDAADANLGGEYVEDEMEKVLKLGLVCCNPQPEARPTTRQVLQIIEGEAFLPTLHPYETSEGSSSYRSIGISFASTSNSREGRSFSSKKSGKSQ